A portion of the Psilocybe cubensis strain MGC-MH-2018 chromosome 10, whole genome shotgun sequence genome contains these proteins:
- a CDS encoding Multiple RNA-binding domain-containing protein 1, translated as MSRLIIKNLPVYVTPARLREHFEQKGGPGGTLTDVKVSSKSDGTSRRFGFVGFKSEAEAQKAQKWFDRTFIDSTRINVSFSEGAADAPRPRKRQRLDPSTSHSDSTTPSSVTKDQKSPMKSDKNREEFMKLMEKKKGPAWANEAATPVPIMPAEPTPSVVPAPEDTEAQGAISDVEWMRQRMSAAVVDEVVEERVFEQDEEDGGKPVNATESQKQGTQPATADASKPVDPTKETILQTARLFVRNLAFSCTDEELRELFEPFGQISQIHTPRDPTTKQHKGLAYVTFAKPTDALAAYEALDKRSFQGRLLHILAAVDRKGKPEVQEGEGHKKSLKEEKNQKRKAMAGQEFNWSMLYMNSDAVASSIAARMNIDKSEILNPESGDNAAVKLALAETHIIQETKSYLESQGVLLSAFSSKARSDTTILVKNIPYGTSEEQIREMFEPHGELARVLIPPAGTMAVVDFEKPDEAAKAFRAVAYRRLGNSVVYLEKGPLGMFIEGFVPPTKGTASAPTTTAAHAVRIPEQVGAADDTDDVEEPSIAGGSTLYVKNLAFSTTQERLAKVFSHLPSFSFARVQTKPDPKRPDGRLSMGYGFLGFKDPESAKKALKSVQGFVLDGHALYVSFAGRGAEEAEAEKKGKVDAGKSRTTKMIVKNVPFEATKKDMRDLFGAHGHLKSVRLPKKFDSRSRGFAFLEFVSRHEAENAYNTLRHTHFLGRHLVLEWAEEAEQDIEVLRKKASVGYGGGKAMPGQKRKLDMGRNDEEDVEALE; from the exons ATGTCTCGCCTCATTATCAAAAATTTGCCGGTGTATGTGACGCCAGCGAGACTCCGGGAGCACTTTGAGCAGAAGGGAGGCCCAGGCGGGACCCTCACCGATGTAAAAGTCTCGTCAAAGTCAGATGGCACGTCAAGACGTTTTGGATTCGTTGGATTCAAGTCGGAGGCAGAAGCACAGAAGGCGCAGAAATGGTTCGACAGGACGTTTATTGATTCAACGAGAATTAATGTTAGCTTTTCTGAG GGTGCAGCAGATGCTCCTAGACCCCGGAAACGACAGCGCCTGGACCCCTCAACATCACACTCTGATTCCACTACTCCATCGTCAGTCACAAAAGACCAGAAGTCACCTATGAAGAGCGACAAGAACCGTGAGGAATTCATGAAACtcatggagaagaagaaagggccTGCATGGGCGAATGAAGCCGCTACTCCTGTCCCGATTATGCCAGCTGAGCCTACGCCTTCAGTTGTACCTGCCCCCGAAGATACCGAGGCTCAAGGTGCCATTTCAGATGTAGAGTGGATGCGCCAGAGAATGTCTGCTGCTGTCGTCGACGAAGTTGTTGAGGAGAGAGTCTTTGAAcaagacgaagaggatggGGGAAAGCCTGTCAATGCAACCGAATCTCAAAAG CAGGGCACTCAACCTGCGACCGCCGATGCTTCTAAACCCGTTGACCCAACTAAAGAAACTATTCTCCAGACAGCGCGACTTTTTGTCCGTAACTTGGCATTTTCATGTACTGACGAAGAGCTTAGAGAGCTATTCGAACCCTTTGGACAAATATCTCAG ATACACACTCCTCGCGACCCAACTACGAAGCAACATAAAGGACTCGCTTATGTCACTTTCGCTAAACCCACTGATGCCCTAGCCGCCTACGAGGCTCTGGACAAGAGATCGTTCCAGGGGCGTCTGCTCCACATCCTTGCAGCTGTTGATAGGAAGGGGAAGCCAGAGGTACAAGAGGGTGAAGGTCATAAAAAGAGTTtaaaggaagagaagaaccagaagaggaaggcgaTGGCAGGACAGGAGTTTAACTGGAGCATGTTGTACATGAAT AGCGATGCTGTTGCCTCTTCAATCGCTGCACGAATGAATATCGATAAATCGGAGATCTTGAATCCAGAAAGTGGGGATAATGCCGCTGTAAAGCTGGCTCTCGCCGAGACACATATCATCCAGGAAACGAAGTCGTACCTCGAGTCTCAAGGTGTATTGCTATCTGCATTCAGTTCTAAAGCACGCTCAGATACGACGATCCTGGTCAAGAACATTCCTTACGGGACGTCTGAAGAGCAGATTAGAGAGATGTTTGAGCCTCATGGCGAACTTGCCCGCGTGCTGATTCCTCCTGCTGGGACGATGGCCGTGGTGGACTTTGAGAAACCGGATGAGGCAGCGAAAGCATTCAGGGCGGTTGCGTATAGACGGCTCGGGAACTCGGTGGTGTATCTCGAGAAAGGCCCGCTAGGGATGTTCATAGAGGGATTCGTGCCACCTACCAAAGGCACAGCATCGGCACCTACGACAACAGCTGCACACGCCGTGCGCATTCCGGAACAAGTGGGAGCAGCAGACGATACGGACGATGTGGAAGAACCGTCGATCGCAGGCGGGTCAACGTTGTACGTCAAGAACTTGGCATTCTCCACGACGCAGGAACGGCTCGCAAAGGTGTTTTCACATCTGCCTTCGTTCTCCTTTGCGCGGGTGCAGACAAAGCCGGATCCCAAGCGGCCGGATGGGCGTCTCAGCATGGGATATGGGTTCTTGGGCTTCAAGGATCCCGAGAGCGCCAAGAAGGCTCTTAAGAGTGTACAAGGGTTTGTGCTAGATGGTCATGCGCTGTATGTCTCCTTCGCTGGTAGAGGTGCGGAAGAGGCCGAGGCTGAAAAGAAAGGCAAGGTCGATGCAGGGAAGAgcaggacgacgaagatgattgTGAAGAATGTGCCATTCGAGGCGACGAAGAAGGACATGCGGGATCTGTTTGG TGCTCATGGTCATCTCAAATCTGTGCGCCTTCCGAAGAAATTCGACTCGCGCTCACGCGGCTTTGCATTCCTCGAGTTTGTGTCACGGCATGAAGCTGAGAATGCGTACAATACGCTTCGTCATACCCATTTCCTTGGACGACATTTGGTTCTGGAGTGGGCCGAGGAGGCAGAGCAGGACATCGAGGTGCTCAGGAAGAAAGCTAGTGTTGGCTATGGCGGTGGAAAGGCCATGCCTGGACAAAAGCGCAAACTGGATATGGGTAGGaacgacgaggaggatgtcgAAGCGTTGGAGTAG
- a CDS encoding Prefoldin subunit 3 encodes MATAKPKTVFSDEKNPRGIPKAPFIADVEEYIGSPDASIESTMKVFQDALAKYRFMDSSLTQRRASLEQKIPDIRKTLDMVEYLQERREGKSKAKDDEDDLDDLDDEEEGDATKPLTTTFELNDTLYAEAELEDTDTVYLWLGANVMLSYKIPAAITLLKSKLDAAQTSLDNTIEDLEFLREQLTIMEVNTARLYNWDVKRRREKREREQKAVTATSTVVTK; translated from the exons ATGGCTACCGCGAAACCTAAAACAGTGTTCTCCGACGAGAAAAATCCTAGAGGAATTCCAAAAGCGCCCTTTATT GCAGATGTCGAAGAATACATAGGCAGTCCTGACGCCAGCATCGAGTCAACAATGAAAGTCTTCCAAGATGCACTGGC CAAGTACCGATTCATGGACTCCAGCCTAACCCAGCGACGCGCGAGCCTTGAGCAGAAAATCCCGGATATTCGCAAGACGTTGGACATGGTTGAATATCTCCAAGAACGAAGA GAGGGCAAAAGTAAAGCcaaagacgacgaggacgacctAGACGatcttgatgatgaagaagagggagatgCTACGAAACCTCTTACCACGACATTCGAGCTGAACGACACGTTATACGCTGAAGCTGAGCTCGAAGATACAGATACTGTATATCTATGGCTTGGG GCCAACGTCATGCTGTCCTACAAAATTCCAGCAGCCATCACTCTATTAAAGTCCAAACTAGACGCTGCACAGACAAGTCTGGACAACACAATCGAAGACCTCGAATTTCTACGAGAGCAACTCACGATCATGGAAGTCAATACCGCGCGCCTTTACAACTGGGACGTCAAACGCAGACGGGAGAAGCGCGAAAGGGAACAAAAAGCTGTAACTGCAACTTCCACTGTAGTCACAAAATAA
- a CDS encoding MFS sugar transporter, whose translation MTTLDDTTSKTRGNASDDIHDEKSPIDMAEKDSHTTYSSTENLYQDDALEPVYYAKTLILNRAIEEIGMGKYQYMLFLVSGFGCDSVWPLITGLILTPVVDEFGFNPPFLSLAVNAGLLVGAVFWGLGCDVWGRRWCFNITLFLAGVFGLAAGGASNFITLASLLAVMGVGVGGNLPIDSAVFLDFVPASRQFLLTFMSIFWCLGQLVVNLLAWPLIANFSCPVATPTSPPCTRSANMGWRYLLFTLGGLTLLLWAIRFFVFELAESPRYLIGKGRDAEAVMIIHKIAAYNGTTSTLTVDQLAAVGGGEFSDKQQETKAEGKKLSLTRTSDFTLGHIKSLFRTRKIAYSTSLLISVWGIIGLASTLYNNFLSFLLNSKGAHFDDATLNITYRNSFILSVVGIPAAFFATWLVEIPQLGRRGALAVSAALTGAFLFATTTARTSNALLGWNCGYSFFSNVMYGILYAISPEIFPGKDRGTGNGLTAAATRVFGLIAPIIALYADITTSVPVYIAGALIIFSGSLALLIPYEPRGKAAM comes from the exons ATGACGACCCTCGACGATACAACCTCCAAGACAAGGGGTAACGCCTCTGACGACATCCATGATGAAAAATCCCCAATCGATATGGCAGAAAAAGATTCACATACGACGTACAGCTCTACTGAGAATTTGTACCAAGACGACGCTTTGGAGCCAGTGTATTACGCCAAAACGTTGATTCTGAACCGGGCAATTGAAGAGATTGGGATGGGCAAATATCAG TACATGCTATTCCTCGTATCGGGCTTCGGATG CGATAGCGTATGGCCG CTAATAACAGGCCTGATCTTGACACCCGTAGTCGACGAGTTCGGATTCAATCCCCCATTCCTCAGTCTTGCGGTAAACGCAGGCCTTCTTGTGGGGGCTGTATTCTGGGGCCTAGGTTGCGACGTTTGGGGAAGACG ATGGTGCTTCAACATTACATTGTTTCTTGCTGGTGTATTCGGTCTAGCCGCAGGAGGCGCGTCGAATTTTATCACCTTGGCGTCTTTGCTCGCCGTCATGGGCGTAGGAGTTGGAG GTAATCTACCTATAGATTCAGCGGTCTTTTTAG ACTTCGTTCCTGCATCCCGCCAATTCCTCCTCACATTCATGTCCATATTCTGGTGCCTCGGACAACTCGTCGTCAACCTT CTCGCCTGGCCACTCATAGCAAACTTTTCTTGCCCCGTGGCAACGCCGACATCTCCACCATGTACCCGTTCAGCCAACATGGGCTGGCGCTATTTGCTTTTCACCCTCGGTGGGctcaccctcctcctctgggCCATCCGTTTTTTCGTCTTCGAGCTCGCTGAAAGTCCACGGTACCTCATCGGCAAAGGACGTGATGCGGAGGCAGTGATGATCATACACAAGATAGCTGCGTATAACGGCACAACGAGCACATTGACCGTCGACCAACTTGCGGCTGTCGGTGGCGGGGAGTTCTCCGACAAACAACAGGAAACGAAGGCTGAAGGTAAAAAGTTGTCGTTGACCCGCACTTCCGACTTTACTCTGGGACATATCAAATCTCTATTCCGGACGAGGAAAATTGCTTATTCTACATCTCTGTTGATATCCGTATGGG GTATAATTGGCCTTGCTTCGACTTTGTACAACAATTTCCTATCTTTCCT ATTGAACAGCAAAGGGGCACATTTCGACGATGCAACCCTCAACATCACTTATCGCAAC TCCTTCATTTTGAGTGTCGTAGGTATCCCCGCTGCGTTCTTCGCCACATGGCTCGTCGAGATCCCCCAACTGGGACGACGAGGTGCCTTGGCCGTATCCGCAG CTCTTACTGGTGCCTTCCTCTTCGCCACCACCACTGCACGAACCTCGAACGCACTTTTGGGGTGGAACTGTGGTTACTCATTCTTCAGCAAC GTTATGTACGGTATTCTGTATGCCATCTCCCCCGAGATCTTCCCTGGCAAAGATCGAGGCACAGGCAACGGTTtgacagcagcagcgacCAGAGTGTTCGGGCTCATC GCACCCATCATTGCATTGTACGCCGATATTACAACATCCGTCCCTGTGTACATCGCAGGAGCTTTGATCATCTTCTCTGGATCTCTGGCTCTATTGATCCCATACGAACCTCGGGGCAAAGCCGCCATGTAA
- a CDS encoding telomere-associated protein 1 has translation MAASYNSSTVRPHAGNGQSSPGPPAPGLPSTSTFSFKAPFPVSPVSAANVTALKHRRVSLASPSSPRIVKPWSFRDEMGLQPQASEDANVTAAAGKATSANTATSSPLAGSPSETTTPPTDGLPEKKGKMRKIDPTQNSDDSALVLEKKPRKKWSSEETQMLVDGCNKHGVGNWKTILQDPEFTFHDRSAVDLKDRHALFFNDYHMTLTMYWGCRFRTYFPDAYKKHYPNARTHLSSKIRSTFADGTSLFEKTRSKRRRPFTEAEDRALKAGYEKHGTTWATIVKDPIFQEQNRRSTDLRDRFRNAFPMLYQAAGYKPRTAAASKKRDKDNLDGAPQVMRAADDQLATAGPVRSRRRAHTSQGLLRGGTKSVPQSTACSEDEDSSGGEEESESSRRVFKTPPLPVFVDGNHDFRAGSKMKRPVKGTTSVSAPVISTSGSASSNTTAPSTTTSAPVSQPTEYNDGPEDEDMDLVLVDTDPLNIPDFLPNHTHSDMETWSSGLNTPTHSSTAAWSTAAASPTSSHVSDFFLTGNATSNSASSASSPFIHRRTDIPGSHNMGNMIGKSAWGTNDWFSPNPRLDSGNGGNASSSASSSSYIDASSFSPASPFSFHPHLNHDVLDRYDLFPPYMPDSNSSEVGHGDTHTTFSGEFGLGLGLGGASGTSKGYHSQIAGDLISGGARMHQQPSSFAAAFLPLSLSSGAAYGGAGAGFGGAGQNGEISGLGLEGIHPMQLHGHGHGHGHSHSTSLAAIDELGLTGISLNDRVDSSSGASTASGNGGDAMDDGRRDGVGGAGTGNNDDEQDAVMMEMAFGIPHSPEKAQLQQQQQMRSLQEEEEANSVDLDNSLSSDSFGLDDLVDMNELHATPPATPVLTQPRPMRRASGTMMHSFDSPLTGGGGGGGGHHARSISVPPSEARNVFLGGGIPMSMDDVGLHSMHAPVDLQQQQLAESARTLHAFFNPHLSSPVSGNGHGHGLIAQQRHKASEPMRLANSTGSMQPPMSPVLRQQQNGSVQQQIQQQQQQQQQQQQHHQQQQQHHQQQQQQQQATGSVYTNNLLSPSSPSILSPSSNSASAAAAHQGHGIGIGHSVHMNMNEQNLNNEIWRNVFPYNLSFLDLHTDYTHAPGHHHSQYGALNNHHGLGGGLDVTLEDYSEARQGLALDLAQTAVSSSSSLFGANGAGFGSFNMNLGASLRGFNPSPVGTIRQRGMGREKTPIPARFVAPSQTVSTVNGELSELGIVGATVDGHGGAEDGGRGSNKDGTIRSRKQPQRSGNGTLGRSMSHHRGQSQSAVCPQDLMLRSDNKRKRASWDGGIA, from the exons ATGGCGGCGAGTTATAATTCAAGCACGGTGAGACCGCATGCGGGAAACGGACAGTCGTCGCCTGGGCCCCCTGCACCGGGCCTgccgtcgacgtcgacgttcTCGTTCAAGGCCCCGTTCCCTGTGTCCCCTGTGTCGGCGGCCAATGTGACGGCGCTGAAGCACCGCCGGGTGTCGCTGGCCTCGCCCTCGTCGCCTCGTATTGTCAAGCCATGGAGCTTCAGAGACGAAATGGGGTTACAGCCACAGGCTTCGGAGGATGCGAATGttacggcggcggcggggaAGGCTACGTCAGCTAATACCGCTACGAGTTCGCCGTTGGCAGGATCACCTTCAGAGACGACGACGCCGCCCACCGACGGGCTGCCGGAGAAGAAGGGCAAGATGCGGAAGATTGACCCGACGCAGAACAGCGACGACTCGGCTTTGGTTCTGGAGAAGAAACCTAGGAAGAAATGGTCTTCGGAGGAGACGCAGATGCTGGTTGACGGGTGCAATAAG CATGGCGTTGGAAACTGGAAAACTATTCTACAAGACCCTGAATTCACATTTCATGATCGCTCAGCCGTGGATCTTAAAGACAGGCACGCTTTATTTTTTAATGACTATCATATGACGCTTACAATGTATTGGGGCTGTAGATTCCGGACCTACTTCCCTGATGCATACAAGAAACACTACCCGAATGCACGCACTCACCTTTCCAGCAAGATTCGTTCGACCTTTGCGGATGGAACCTCCCTCTTCGAGAAAACACGCAGTAAGCGGAGGAGGCCATTCACAGAGGCGGAGGACCGCGCACTGAAGGCAGGCTATGAGAAACACGGCACGACGTGGGCGACGATTGTCAAAGACCCGATCTTCCAGGAGCAGAACCGCCGCTCGACAGATCTGCGTGACCGGTTCCGCAATGCTTTCCCGATGCTCTATCAGGCGGCGGGGTACAAACCGCGCACGGCGGCGGCGAGCAAGAAGCGGGATAAGGATAACCTGGATGGTGCGCCGCAGGTTATGAGGGCGGCGGATGATCAGCTAGCGACTGCTGGACCGGTGAGGAGTCGGCGGAGGGCGCATACGAGTCAGGGGCTCCTGAGAGGCGGTACGAAGAGTGTCCCACAGAGCACGGCGTGTtcggaggatgaggacagttcgggaggagaggaggagagcGAGAGCTCGCGAAGGGTGTTCAAGACTCCACCGTTGCCAGTGTTTGTGGATGGGAATCATGATTTTAGGGCGGGGTCGAAGATGAAAAGACCCGTGAAGGGTACTACGTCTGTCAGTGCGCCGGTGATTTCGACTTCGGGGTCTGCTTCTTCAAATACAACTGCCCCATCAACTACTACGTCGGCTCCTGTTTCCCAACCGACGGAATACAATGATGGAcctgaggatgaggacatGGATCTTGTGCTCGTCGATACGGACCCACTGAACATCCCCGACTTCCTCCCGAATCATACACATTCCGACATGGAGACCTGGTCGTCTGGACTCAACACTCCAACACATTCGTCTACAGCTGCATGGTCGACAGCTGCTGCGTCACCGACTTCTAGCCACGTCTCAGACTTTTTCTTGACCGGCAATGCCACGAGCAACAGTGCATCAAGTGCCTCGTCACCTTTCATCCATAGACGTACTGACATTCCCGGCTCGCACAACATGGGCAACATGATCGGGAAAAGCGCTTGGGGCACCAACGACTGGTTCTCGCCTAATCCGCGGCTGGACAGCGGAAACGGCGGGAACGCAAGCAGCAGcgcctcgtcatcgtcgtaCATCGACGCCTCGAGCTTCTCGCCCGCCTCGCCGTTCTCCTTCCACCCGCATCTGAACCACGACGTGCTCGACCGGTACGACCTCTTCCCACCGTACATGCCCGACAGCAACTCGTCGGAGGTGGGGCACGGCGACACGCACACGACGTTTTCGGGCGAGTTTGGGCTCGGGCTGGGCCTGGGCGGTGCGAGCGGCACGTCGAAGGGGTACCATTCGCAGATTGCGGGCGACCTCATCTCGGGCGGCGCGCGTATGCACCAGCAGCCGTCGTCGTTCGCCGCCGCGTTTCTCCCGCTGTCGCTCTCGTCCGGGGCAGCGTATGGGGGTGCCGGGGCTGGTTTTGGGGGTGCGGGACAGAATGGGGAGATTTCGGGGTTGGGGCTGGAGGGTATTCATCCGATGCAGTtgcatggacatggacatgggcaCGGGCATTCGCACTCGACGAGTTTGGCGGCGATTGATGAGCTTGGGCTGACGGGTATTTCGTTGAACGACCGTGTGGATTCGAGCTCCGGTGCGTCGACTGCGTCTGGAAATGGGGGCGATGCGATGGATGATGGGAGGCGAGATGGGGTCGGAGGTGCAGGGACTGGGAATAACGATGACGAGCAGGACGCTGTTATGATGGAGATGGCGTTTGGGATCCCGCATTCACCGGAAAAGGCACAacttcagcagcagcagcagatgaGAAGTCTccaggaagaggaggaagctAATTCGGTTGATTTGGACAACTCGCTCAGCTCGGATTCGTTTGGGTTGGATGATCTTGTGGATATGAATGAGCTCCATGCAACACCGCCAGCTACACCCGTGTTGACGCAGCCGCGGCCGATGAGGCGGGCCTCTGGGACGATGATGCACAGTTTCGATAGCCCACTTACaggaggcggtggtggtggtggtggacaTCACGCAAGATCCATCTCCGTCCCACCCTCTGAGGCGCGAAACGTGTTCCTCGGCGGCGGAATACCGATGTCGATGGATGATGTCGGCCTGCACAGTATGCACGCCCCCGTTGATCTGCAGCAACAACAGTTGGCCGAGTCTGCACGGACACTGCACGCGTTTTTCAACCCGCATCTGTCGTCTCCTGTCAGTGGCAACGGCCATGGGCATGGACTTATCGCGCAACAGAGGCATAAGGCGTCGGAGCCGATGAGGTTGGCTAATAGCACTGGTTCGATGCAGCCGCCCATGTCGCCGGTTCTGCGTCAGCAGCAAAATGGTAGTGTTCAGCAGCAgattcaacaacaacaacaacagcagcagcagcagcagcaacatcatcagcaacagcaacaacatcatcaacaacagcaacagcaacaacaggctACGGGTTCTGTGTATACGAACAACCTCCTTTCGCCATCGTCCCCGTCAATTCTTTCTCCATCATCAAATTCCGCATCCGCCGCCGCTGCTCATCAAGGACatggcattggcattggccaCTCCGTCCATATGAATATGAACGAACAGAACCTCAATAACGAAATATGGCGGAATGTCTTCCCATATAACTTATCATTCCTAGATCTGCACACGGATTACACGCATGCCCCGGGCCATCATCATTCTCAGTACGGTGCGCTGAACAACCACCATGGCTTAGGCGGTGGGCTGGATGTGACGCTAGAGGATTACTCAGAGGCAAGGCAGGGTCTAGCATTAGATCTGGCTCAAACGGCTgtgtcgtcctcgtcgtctctGTTCGGTGCTAACGGTGCCGGCTTTGGAAGCTTCAATATGAACCTGGGCGCGTCGCTGAGAGGGTTCAACCCCTCCCCTGTGGGAACGATCAGGCAGCGCGGTATGGGTAGGGAGAAAACGCCGATCCCTGCACGGTTCGTGGCGCCTTCTCAGACGGTGTCGACTGTAAACGGGGAGCTCAGCGAGTTGGGGATCGTAGGTGCGACTGTTGATGGGCACGGTGGTGCCGAGGATGGTGGAAGGGGTTCGAACAAGGACGGGACTATTAGGAGTCGTAAGCAACCACAGCGCTCGGGAAATGGGACTCTTGGGAGATCAATGAGCCATCATAGGGgccagagccagagcgcTGTCTGTCCACAGGACCTCATGCTTCGCAGCGACAATAAGAGAAAGAGGGCGAGTTGGGATGGAGGTATAGCTTGA
- a CDS encoding putative 26S proteasome regulatory subunit rpn9: MAQPTAAQPPKLVLEDFISGALAHTPAELHPFFESFKTLYTRKLWHQLTLKLFEFFDHPSSGPFRQRVFELFVRDFESKLNQLRLAEMAVKVAGVIDAPQNFLTALLSRIDKETAPEAHVILLTAIAKAKLLFGDQQGTKTDIDAAQKILDSLDSVENSVNAAYYRVAADYFKMKGDFASYYKNSLLYLACVDIEKDMSPQERLERAHDLSLSALLADTIYNFGELLQHPILDSLDGTNHAWLKKLLFTFNEGSIGKYEALVPLFASKPPLAQNIAFLQQKICLMALIESAFRRQGNNRTMSFKTIAEETHLPIEDVEFLVMRALSLKLIKGSIDEVDQKVLITWVQPRVLSREQIAGLSNRIGEWVDKLNKVATRLASEVPQTA; this comes from the exons ATGGCACAgccaacagcagctcaaCCACCCAAGCTTGTGCTGGAGGACTTCATCTCCGGAGCGCTTGCGCACACTCCAGCGGAGCTGCATCCGTTCTTTGAGTCGTTCAAGACTCTGTACACACGGAA ACTATGGCATCAGCTTACACTGAAGCTCTTCGAATTCTTCGACCATCCGTCATCGGGACCTTTCCGACAGCGAGTGTTTGAGTTGTTTGTAAGGGATTTCGAGTCGAAACTGAACCAGCTACGGTTGGCGGAGATGGCTGTTAAAGTAGCGGGTGTGATCGACG CGCCCCAGAACTTCCTCACTGCGCTCCTCTCGCGGATCGACAAGGAGACAGCACCTGAAGCGCACGTCATCTTGCTCACCGCGATCGCAAAAGCGAAGCTACTGTTTGGGGACCAGCAGGGAACGAAGACGGACATCGACGCGGCGCAGAAAATTCTAGACAGCCTAGATAGCGTGGAGAATAGCGTGAACGCGGCGTACTACCGTGTCGCGGCGGATTATTTCAAG ATGAAGGGTGACTTTGCGTCGTATTACAAGAACTCACTGCTTTACCTTGCGTGTGTCGATATTGAGAAGGATATGTCGCCTCAGGAACGATTGGAGAGAGCGCATGACCTTAGCTTGTCGGCGCTGCTTGCAGATACCATTTATAACTTTGGTGAACTG CTTCAACACCCAATTTTGGATTCATTAGACGGCACAAATCACGCGTGGTTGAAGAAACTTTTGTTCACCTTCAATGAGGGCAGCATTGGGAAATACGAGGCCCTTGTTCCACTTTTCGCGAGCAAG CCACCCCTGGCGCAGAACATCGCGTTCCTACAACAAAAGATCTGCCTGATGGCGTTGATCGAATCTGCTTTCAGACGACAGGGAAATAACAGAACAATGTCATTCAAGACGATTGCTGAGGAAACACATTTGCCAATTGAGGACGTTGAGTTTTTGGTTATGAGAGCATTGAG TCTGAAACTTATCAAAGGTTCCATTGACGAGGTTGATCAGAAAGTACTCATCACTTGGGTACAGCCGCGGGTGCTGTCCCGGGAACAAATTGCTGGTTTGTCGAATAGGATCGGAGAGTGGGTTGACAAATTGAACAAAGTCGCAACCAGACTCGCGTCTGAGGTGCCGCAGACGGCTTAG